The Juglans microcarpa x Juglans regia isolate MS1-56 chromosome 2S, Jm3101_v1.0, whole genome shotgun sequence genome has a window encoding:
- the LOC121251478 gene encoding LOW QUALITY PROTEIN: probable terpene synthase 9 (The sequence of the model RefSeq protein was modified relative to this genomic sequence to represent the inferred CDS: substituted 1 base at 1 genomic stop codon), with translation METMLFSLSSSCCVTLNCQRRVVLPQNRRRRRSSQGLPMFPSMIVSKLHGLQPKPRRSAHYHPSIWDPNHIQSLSTPYTYELHSTRLEWLKQNAKCLLTSNNKDPCVLLKLIDTVQRLGVAYHFEKEIEVALNLCYPDLTTNLFQTALHFCIAREHGFPVNSDVFERFRSRDGKLIHDGLSRDMEGLLALYEASHLGMHGENILEEFKDFSTKSLISLMEKLDSNSAIQVKESLEIPLHWRMSRVEARNFIDVYQKNTTKSLTLLELAMLDYNLVQSVYQQEVKELARWWSELGFKDKLPFSRDRLMENFLWAMGIVSEPQFSKCRIGLTKFVCILTAIDDMYDAYGSLDELECFTDAVNRXEMKAMENLPEYMKTCYAAMHNFANEILFDVIKSHGLDLSPHIREAWANLCGSYLVEAGWFSRGYTPTLDEYLENAWISVGGPSAILHAYVLLGCSTVTKESLDCLKHGCGLIYWASLITRLSDDLGTSEAESKRGDVAKSIQCYMVQESVSKEEAQNHIRSLISYSWKKMNEESAKNFLPKSIVKMSLNMARTAHFIFRYGDGIGTSNGFMKDHLTSLIVKPIPFE, from the exons ATGGAGACGATGCTTTTCTCCCTCTCCAGCTCATGTTGCGTTACTCTTAACTGCCAAAGACGCGTAGTTTTGCCAcagaatagaagaagaagaagaagcagccaAGGACTTCCAATGTTTCCCTCCATGATCGTCTCAAAGCTCCATGGATTACAACCAAAACCACGGAGATCAGCGCATtaccatcctagcatttgggacCCCAACCACATTCAGTCCTTGAGTACTCCCTACACT TATGAGCTCCACTCGACCCGATTGGAGTGGTTGAAACAAAATGCTAAGTGCTTGCTTACATCCAATAATAAAGACCCCTGTGTCCTGCTAAAGCTTATTGACACAGTGCAGCGGTTAGGAGTGGCTTACCACtttgaaaaggagattgaaGTAGCTCTCAATCTTTGTTACCCAGATCTCACTACCAATCTTTTCCAGACTGCTTTGCACTTTTGTATTGCAAGAGAACACGGTTTTCCAGTTAACTCAG ATGTGTTTGAAAGATTTCGAAGCAGAGATGGAAAATTAATACATGACGGTTTAAGCAGGGACATGGAGGGACTTTTGGCTTTATATGAAGCCTCTCACCTAGGAATGcatggagaaaatattttggaagaGTTTAAGGATTTTAGTACCAAAAGCCTGATATCGTTAATGGAAAAACTGGATAGTAATTCTGCTATACAAGTGAAAGAGTCACTGGAAATACCCCTACATTGGAGGATGTCTAGAGTTGAAGCTCGTAACTTCATTGATGTGTATCAGAAGAATACTACAAAGAGCTTGACTTTGCTTGAGCTGGCTATGTTGGATTACAACTTAGTGCAATCTGTATATCAGCAAGAAGTTAAGGAGTTAGCAAG GTGGTGGAGCGAGTTGGGTTTCAAAGATAAGCTACCCTTTTCAAGGGACAGGTTGATGGAGAATTTTTTGTGGGCAATGGGGATTGTTTCTGAGCCACAGTTCTCAAAGTGCAGGATAGGCCTCACCAAATTTGTATGCATATTAACAGCTATTGATGACATGTACGATGCATATGGATCTCTGGATGAGCTTGAATGCTTTACTGATGCTGTAAATCG GTAGGAAATGAAGGCAATGGAGAATCTTCCCGAGTACATGAAGACTTGCTATGCTGCCATGCATAACTTTGCAAATGAAATACTCTTTGATGTCATCAAAAGTCATGGTTTGGATCTTTCACCCCACATTCGAGAAGCG TGGGCAAATCTTTGCGGATCATATTTAGTTGAAGCTGGGTGGTTTTCCCGTGGATACACTCCAACTTTGGACGAGTACCTAGAAAATGCATGGATTTCTGTTGGTGGTCCTTCAGCCATTCTCCATGCCTATGTTCTGCTTGGGTGCAGTACCGTAACAAAAGAGTCACTTGATTGTCTCAAGCATGGCTGTGGGCTAATATATTGGGCATCTCTTATAACTCGATTAAGTGATGATTTAGGGACTTCAGAG GCTGAAAGTAAGAGAGGTGATGTGGCAAAATCCATCCAGTGCTACATGGTACAGGAAAGTGTATCCAAAGAAGAAGCTCAAAATCACATAAGGAGCTTAATCAGCTATTCatggaaaaaaatgaatgagGAGAGTGCCAAAAACTTCCTTCCAAAATCGATTGTAAAGATGTCATTGAACATGGCACGCACTGCTCATTTCATCTTCCGATATGGAGATGGTATTGGAACGTCGAACGGCTTTATGAAAGATCATTTAACCTCTTTGATTGTCAAACCTATCCCTTTTGAatga